In the Carboxydothermus hydrogenoformans Z-2901 genome, one interval contains:
- the cimA gene encoding citramalate synthase — protein MKVYLYDTTLRDGAQAEGINYTVSDKLKIARKLIAFGIDYLEGGWPGANPKDLEFFQEAKKLDFNKTKLAAFGSTRHPRLKVKDDPNLLNLIKSEAPVVTVFGKSWDLHVESALATTLENNLLMVYETVAFLKEVGREVVFDAEHFFDGFKNNPEYALKVIEQAARAGADFIVLCDTNGGSLPKEIRAGVEAALKIHPRIGIHAHNDSELAVANSLIAVETGATMVQGTINGYGERCGNANLCSVIPNLILKMGVEVNCQDNLKNLTRLSRYVSEIANLHPNPYQPYTGQSAFTHKGGVHASALLKDKGTYEHIPPELVGNHRKVSISDQAGVSNLLFNSENLGLSEEEVKTYGKELVAAIKAMEHQGYQFEGAEASLELLVRKVTGKLSEPFKIDNSKLIIEIKEDGRVLSEAVVKVRVGDTTIHTASDGNGPVNALDNALRKALLEIYPNLSELKLTDYKVRVLNEKAGTEAVVRVLIESSAGEKSINTVGVSTNIIEASLKALTDSLIYFLINNNEGTVS, from the coding sequence ATGAAGGTTTACCTTTATGATACTACTTTAAGGGATGGAGCTCAGGCGGAAGGGATAAATTATACCGTTTCCGATAAATTAAAAATTGCCAGGAAATTAATTGCCTTTGGCATTGATTATTTAGAAGGTGGGTGGCCGGGAGCAAATCCTAAAGATTTAGAGTTTTTCCAGGAAGCCAAAAAGCTTGATTTTAATAAAACTAAGCTTGCGGCTTTTGGTTCAACCCGCCATCCAAGGCTAAAAGTTAAGGACGACCCTAACCTTCTGAACCTGATAAAAAGTGAAGCCCCGGTAGTTACGGTATTTGGTAAATCATGGGACTTGCATGTAGAGAGTGCTCTGGCTACAACCCTGGAAAACAACCTTTTAATGGTGTACGAAACGGTTGCCTTTTTAAAAGAGGTTGGGCGGGAAGTGGTTTTTGATGCGGAACATTTTTTTGACGGTTTTAAAAATAATCCCGAGTATGCTCTCAAAGTTATCGAACAGGCCGCCAGGGCTGGAGCCGATTTCATAGTATTATGTGATACCAACGGTGGAAGTTTGCCCAAAGAGATTCGGGCCGGGGTGGAAGCAGCTTTAAAAATTCACCCCCGTATCGGTATTCACGCTCATAACGATTCGGAACTGGCGGTGGCCAACAGTTTAATAGCGGTGGAAACGGGAGCTACTATGGTTCAGGGGACGATTAACGGCTATGGAGAACGGTGCGGTAATGCCAACCTCTGTTCCGTAATTCCTAACCTTATTTTAAAAATGGGAGTGGAGGTAAATTGTCAGGATAATTTAAAAAACCTGACCCGGCTTTCCCGTTATGTATCGGAGATAGCCAACCTCCATCCCAATCCCTATCAGCCGTATACCGGGCAGAGCGCCTTTACCCATAAAGGCGGGGTTCATGCCAGTGCGCTCTTAAAGGATAAGGGTACTTATGAGCATATTCCGCCGGAACTGGTAGGCAACCACCGGAAAGTTTCCATTTCCGACCAAGCCGGAGTTTCAAACCTTCTTTTTAACAGTGAGAACCTGGGGCTATCGGAAGAAGAGGTAAAAACCTATGGTAAAGAACTGGTGGCGGCAATTAAGGCGATGGAGCACCAGGGCTACCAGTTTGAAGGGGCCGAAGCTTCTTTGGAGCTTTTGGTTCGAAAAGTTACGGGAAAGCTTTCGGAACCGTTTAAAATTGACAACTCCAAGCTGATCATTGAAATCAAGGAAGATGGCCGGGTCTTATCCGAAGCGGTGGTTAAAGTCCGGGTGGGGGATACCACCATTCATACCGCTTCCGATGGCAACGGTCCGGTTAACGCTTTAGATAATGCCTTAAGGAAAGCTCTTTTAGAAATATACCCCAATCTTTCGGAGCTTAAGCTTACCGACTATAAGGTCCGGGTCTTAAACGAAAAAGCCGGGACGGAGGCGGTGGTGCGGGTGTTAATTGAATCGTCAGCTGGCGAGAAAAGTATCAACACCGTGGGAGTTTCCACCAATATCATTGAAGCCAGTTTAAAAGCCCTGACCGACAGCTTGATTTACTTTTTAATCAATAACAATGAAGGGACTGTTTCTTAA
- a CDS encoding DUF6036 family nucleotidyltransferase, producing MIQSLKKITNIFEKEKIRYCLIGGLAVSFYAEPRSTFDIDILALWPEPQEIFFDILERNSVKFNYIKSSLADPVGDIIKAVIDNVSIDIIMARFPHEIDFVNNAIEVTIEEKEKFKIISLYDLIAQKLLAGGPKDLFDVAMLLKYNQKNISLDSLKLHLQKYKINLEPFLKFISIYEKDKGLF from the coding sequence GTGATTCAAAGTTTAAAGAAAATAACTAACATCTTTGAAAAAGAAAAGATTCGTTATTGCCTAATCGGGGGATTGGCCGTTTCTTTTTATGCTGAACCAAGAAGCACTTTTGATATTGACATCTTAGCCCTTTGGCCCGAACCCCAGGAAATTTTTTTTGATATCCTTGAAAGAAATTCAGTAAAATTTAACTATATAAAATCATCTTTAGCAGATCCCGTAGGAGACATAATTAAAGCTGTAATTGATAATGTGAGTATTGACATAATTATGGCACGCTTCCCTCATGAAATCGATTTCGTAAATAATGCTATAGAAGTAACCATTGAGGAAAAAGAGAAATTTAAAATAATTAGCCTTTATGATTTAATTGCTCAAAAACTCTTAGCTGGAGGACCTAAAGATTTATTTGATGTAGCAATGCTTTTAAAATATAACCAAAAAAATATCTCATTAGATTCCCTTAAGTTACACCTGCAAAAATATAAAATAAATCTCGAACCCTTTTTAAAGTTTATAAGCATTTATGAAAAAGACAAGGGACTGTTTTAA
- a CDS encoding metallophosphoesterase family protein, with protein sequence MLLAFIGDIHGNLPALKEVLADAEMNKVEKIYHTGDLIGYGPYPNEVIELIRDKNIEGVLGNYDDGAANKKPTCGCDYKTAKEHEIGAKSLAFTVKSLLPENREYLKKLPNTIKFVIHGKNFLLFHGSPERLNEYLTPDLFPGRFNKLIEDYPDIDVFVFGHTHYPFYFLHQGRHFLNPGSLGKPKTKDPRAVYAQVEVTYDKLTVNFRPIPYPYDITAAAIRKKGLPEELAQIVSGNIPF encoded by the coding sequence ATGCTATTAGCTTTTATCGGCGATATCCATGGTAACCTGCCAGCTTTAAAAGAAGTCCTGGCCGATGCCGAAATGAATAAAGTGGAAAAAATCTACCACACCGGCGACCTTATCGGTTACGGCCCTTATCCCAACGAAGTTATTGAACTTATCCGGGATAAAAATATTGAAGGAGTTCTTGGCAATTACGATGACGGTGCTGCCAATAAAAAGCCAACCTGTGGTTGCGATTATAAAACGGCCAAGGAACACGAAATTGGGGCAAAATCTTTGGCATTTACCGTCAAAAGCCTGTTGCCGGAAAATAGAGAATACCTCAAAAAACTACCAAATACTATTAAGTTTGTCATTCATGGCAAAAACTTTCTCCTATTTCACGGCTCTCCCGAGCGGTTAAACGAGTATTTAACACCGGATCTTTTCCCCGGCCGGTTTAATAAACTTATTGAAGATTACCCGGATATCGATGTTTTTGTTTTCGGACACACCCATTATCCTTTTTATTTCCTCCACCAGGGACGGCATTTTTTAAACCCCGGCTCCCTCGGTAAACCCAAAACCAAAGACCCCCGGGCCGTTTACGCCCAGGTAGAAGTTACTTATGATAAACTTACGGTAAATTTTCGCCCGATTCCCTATCCGTATGATATAACCGCTGCTGCAATCAGAAAAAAAGGCCTACCCGAAGAACTGGCTCAGATTGTTTCAGGAAACATTCCTTTTTAA